A genomic window from Micromonospora ferruginea includes:
- a CDS encoding DUF6912 family protein: MTDELVRVYLPGTVPMLARLREEGLTVEAAHAVTPELREWYAEGDEEELEYVAFTRAAQDALLLLRADPAAPRRRVVVSADLPARAVGRGDGELGSSVIRPAGPVPVKSIAAIHVDGAEAVEEVGAAVDVVVEAQAGDPDAQFTVDGVEDHELEWYDVTELDLLLREVG; the protein is encoded by the coding sequence GTGACCGACGAGCTTGTCCGGGTGTACCTGCCGGGGACCGTACCGATGCTCGCCCGGCTGCGCGAGGAGGGCCTGACCGTCGAGGCGGCGCATGCGGTCACCCCGGAGCTGCGCGAGTGGTACGCCGAGGGCGACGAGGAGGAGCTGGAGTACGTGGCCTTCACCCGCGCCGCCCAGGACGCGCTGCTCCTGTTGCGGGCCGATCCGGCCGCCCCGCGACGGCGGGTGGTGGTCTCGGCCGACCTGCCCGCCCGTGCGGTGGGCCGGGGCGACGGCGAGCTGGGCTCCAGCGTGATCCGGCCGGCCGGGCCGGTGCCGGTGAAGTCGATCGCGGCGATCCACGTGGACGGCGCGGAGGCGGTCGAGGAGGTGGGCGCCGCCGTCGACGTGGTGGTGGAGGCGCAGGCCGGCGACCCGGACGCCCAGTTCACCGTGGACGGCGTCGAGGACCACGAGCTGGAGTGGTACGACGTGACCGAGCTGGACCTGCTGCTGCGCGAGGTCGGCTGA
- a CDS encoding helix-turn-helix domain-containing protein, protein MESRFLLLSDVAAELNVSDSQVYHMVRSGELPAIKIGGRGQWRVERARLEEYIERKYAETAEWVRGNPLGERDAE, encoded by the coding sequence GTGGAGTCGAGGTTCCTGCTGCTGTCCGACGTCGCCGCCGAGCTGAACGTCTCGGACTCGCAGGTCTACCACATGGTGCGCAGCGGCGAGCTGCCCGCGATCAAGATCGGTGGCCGGGGCCAGTGGCGGGTCGAGCGCGCCCGGCTGGAGGAATACATCGAGCGCAAGTACGCCGAGACTGCCGAGTGGGTGCGCGGCAACCCCCTGGGCGAGCGCGACGCGGAGTGA
- a CDS encoding Rv3235 family protein has product MVDTRRPRSPRPPVRLRPAPPLDPPCTDEDPIWSHGQLALDLIDPRRRDPGRPPGRAADHPLGRPRPPASGPSGDRIADLGPTNGDPARRGPAGGGTTVDGGGTTVDGGGFRGGGGERGGLGSSATGRVGATEGGGLGSGRFGGAAPDGGLGGRVPVGPPVSALATASPEAARAAHRFVRTFLEIVNGFRPPGQLRPLCLPETAAQVSAELTRAARRVTPVRRRAARPALHLRRLRVCEPRAGAVEATAVFTGTGGTSWAIAVRLEHRRGTWLCLVLNVL; this is encoded by the coding sequence ATGGTCGACACCCGCCGTCCCCGGTCACCGCGTCCACCGGTCCGACTCCGGCCCGCCCCACCACTCGACCCACCCTGCACGGACGAGGACCCGATCTGGAGCCACGGTCAGCTCGCCCTCGACCTGATCGACCCGCGCCGCCGCGACCCCGGACGGCCACCGGGCCGGGCCGCCGACCACCCTCTCGGCCGGCCGCGCCCGCCGGCTTCCGGCCCGTCCGGCGACCGCATCGCGGACCTCGGCCCGACGAACGGCGACCCGGCGAGGCGTGGCCCGGCCGGCGGCGGCACGACGGTCGACGGCGGCGGCACGACGGTCGACGGCGGCGGGTTCCGAGGTGGCGGGGGCGAGCGCGGCGGCCTCGGCAGTAGTGCGACCGGACGTGTCGGCGCAACCGAGGGCGGTGGGCTCGGCAGCGGCAGGTTCGGCGGCGCCGCGCCGGACGGCGGCCTGGGCGGTCGGGTGCCCGTCGGGCCGCCGGTGTCCGCCCTCGCCACCGCCTCGCCCGAGGCTGCCCGGGCAGCCCACCGGTTCGTGCGCACGTTCCTGGAGATCGTCAACGGCTTCCGGCCGCCCGGGCAGCTCCGGCCGCTCTGCCTACCCGAGACAGCCGCCCAGGTGTCGGCCGAGCTGACCCGGGCGGCCCGCCGGGTGACCCCGGTCCGCCGCCGCGCCGCCCGGCCGGCCCTGCACCTGCGCCGCCTGCGGGTCTGTGAACCCCGGGCCGGCGCGGTCGAGGCCACCGCAGTGTTCACCGGCACCGGCGGCACGAGCTGGGCGATCGCCGTGCGCCTGGAACACCGCCGAGGCACCTGGCTCTGCCTGGTACTCAACGTCCTCTAG
- the pruA gene encoding L-glutamate gamma-semialdehyde dehydrogenase — protein sequence MDAVFSVPEPRNEPVHTYEPGSADRERLQRRLAELAAERIELPMTIDGEQRMAGGESIDVVQPHKHAHVLGVTGHATHDDARAAVRAAKEAAPMWRALPFEERAAIFLRAADLLAGPWRDTLNAATMLGQSKTAVQAEIDAACELIDFLRFNVHFARRLLAEQPMSSAGVWNRFDHRPLEGFVYAVTPFNFTAIAGNLPSAPAMLGNTVVWKPGPTQQFAAHFTMRLFEAAGLPPGVINMVTGRGEEVSDVVLADPDLAGIHFTGSTKVFQQLWRTVGDNIARYRGYPRLVGETGGKDFVVAHMSADVDALHTALLRGAYEYQGQKCSAASRAYVPRSIWEGGLRDRLAASADALTYGDVTDFSNFGGAVIDDRAFGRHTAALELVKGDDSCRVLAGGTADDSVGYFVRPTLFECSDAAHETFTTEYFGPILGVHVFDDARFDEVVAQAESIAPYALTGSIFANDRRVVDRVAETMRYAAGNFYVNDKPTGAVVGQQPFGGARASGTNDKAGSWHNLVRWTSPRTIKETFVPPTDHTYPHMG from the coding sequence ATGGACGCCGTCTTCTCCGTCCCCGAGCCGCGCAACGAGCCGGTCCACACCTACGAGCCCGGCAGCGCCGACCGGGAGCGGCTCCAGCGGCGGTTGGCCGAGTTGGCCGCCGAGCGGATCGAGCTGCCGATGACCATCGACGGCGAGCAGCGGATGGCCGGCGGCGAGTCGATCGACGTGGTCCAGCCGCACAAGCACGCGCACGTGCTCGGCGTCACCGGGCACGCCACCCACGACGACGCGCGCGCGGCGGTCCGGGCGGCCAAGGAGGCCGCGCCGATGTGGCGGGCGCTGCCGTTCGAGGAGCGCGCCGCGATCTTCCTGCGCGCCGCCGACCTGCTCGCCGGCCCCTGGCGGGACACGCTCAACGCGGCCACCATGCTCGGCCAGTCGAAGACCGCGGTGCAGGCCGAGATCGACGCCGCCTGCGAGCTGATCGACTTCCTCCGGTTCAACGTGCACTTCGCCCGCCGGCTCCTGGCCGAGCAGCCGATGTCCTCGGCCGGCGTGTGGAACCGCTTCGACCACCGGCCGCTGGAGGGCTTCGTCTACGCGGTCACCCCGTTCAACTTCACCGCCATCGCCGGCAACCTGCCGTCCGCGCCGGCCATGCTCGGCAACACGGTGGTCTGGAAGCCGGGCCCGACCCAGCAGTTCGCCGCGCACTTCACCATGCGGCTGTTCGAGGCGGCCGGCCTGCCGCCCGGCGTGATCAACATGGTCACCGGGCGCGGCGAGGAGGTTTCCGACGTGGTGCTCGCCGACCCGGACCTGGCGGGTATCCACTTCACCGGCTCCACCAAGGTCTTCCAGCAGCTCTGGCGGACCGTCGGCGACAACATCGCCCGCTACCGGGGCTACCCGCGCCTGGTCGGCGAGACCGGCGGCAAGGACTTCGTGGTGGCGCACATGAGCGCCGACGTGGACGCGTTGCACACCGCGCTGCTGCGCGGCGCCTACGAGTACCAGGGGCAGAAGTGCTCGGCCGCCTCGCGGGCGTACGTGCCGCGGTCGATCTGGGAGGGTGGCCTGCGCGACCGGCTCGCCGCGTCGGCGGACGCGTTGACCTACGGCGACGTGACCGACTTCAGCAACTTCGGCGGCGCGGTGATCGACGACCGGGCGTTCGGCCGGCACACCGCCGCGCTGGAGCTGGTCAAGGGTGACGACAGTTGCCGCGTGCTGGCCGGCGGCACCGCCGACGACTCGGTCGGATACTTCGTCCGGCCGACGCTCTTCGAGTGCTCGGACGCCGCGCACGAGACGTTCACCACCGAATACTTCGGCCCGATCCTCGGCGTGCACGTCTTCGACGACGCCCGCTTCGACGAGGTGGTCGCCCAGGCCGAGTCGATCGCGCCGTACGCGCTGACCGGGTCGATCTTCGCGAACGACCGCCGGGTGGTCGACCGGGTGGCGGAGACGATGCGGTACGCGGCCGGCAACTTCTACGTCAACGACAAGCCGACCGGTGCGGTGGTCGGGCAGCAGCCGTTCGGCGGCGCCCGGGCCAGCGGCACCAACGACAAGGCCGGCTCCTGGCACAACCTGGTCCGCTGGACGTCGCCCCGGACGATCAAGGAGACGTTCGTCCCGCCGACCGACCACACCTACCCGCACATGGGCTGA